In Microplitis demolitor isolate Queensland-Clemson2020A chromosome 9, iyMicDemo2.1a, whole genome shotgun sequence, one genomic interval encodes:
- the LOC103577231 gene encoding prominin-1-A, which yields MDDDNLNSDYIYQDDNYNYNVNTYNLTTTLNPLTALDPSFILSATENDNMTSGMNPHKMEHFRMSELIKLDNYSFYFNFLHEFIKFIQPYDIPPDLLKDILENRITTSKLITESLHMEVGLLILVGVCSILACVIPGTELWLACRPIREDYKPSQYPGFLTFVLYIFAFILGLGITSLILFNESINMGVEKLPLAIDMAIDDLNDYHSGTTVQLRKCLTRSLDVTSEAIMADLDNIDELLGKPVQLELSYETGLEDKLVQLLEVANASQEIGINANSLIENAEKARELSVDLSHELNSIKRDLEKIISSCTSPQDRLLCSTVNTNGLIINFQINKILRDERLLRLRSINRDNLTEDARRARGEYLYVPHHVSRSTLDIRNQIRRELGIARGRLFDETRNLESSNSHFSRKIESIKKYIHHNIIHYILDFEETRWLIGIATIILVFFVWILLISALICHCTSSDKKKLNIVENTKNKSSFFSGSFFNCIISIILWVIVVTMIFISTHTELFLCRGLEGEKNYKTLETIIESKNLLGKPLEISLKDFIEKCQENEAVYPTYPLDKQKNLEEITDYWKWSELTNALSMLKVDLKGFKILTTSFEGKLDNLLFACDANLTNYRAIVRGLVINRDIIALSDQIFNIARQINDRRTARELETVGTSLRSLMIKKVKPLTLMQDTLVDQLITLDIQLRPYHHNLNETFHQLKSAQYYIDVQGEFFAQLKTKQYIDRLNDYLDQWRKHVLTEMRFGVAKCRPVWNIVNGFKLLICQHILGPLDGFWFVIFLCIVTMMITTPIEHILACVYKKFSKILTFTPTRRPPPLPPRRDDW from the exons ATGGATGACGATAATTTGAATTCCGATTACATTTATCaggatgataattataattacaatgttaacacttataatttaacaacaaCTCTAAATCCACTTACTGCTCTGGATCCCTCATTCATATTAAGTGCCACTGAAAATGACAACATGACATCTGGAATGAATCCACATAAAATGGAAC attttcGAATGTCTGAGTTAATTAAACtagataattattcattttattttaatttcttacatGAGTTTATTAAGTTCATTCAACCTTATGATATACCACCTG ACTTACTAAAAGACATACTGGAAAATCGAATAACCACATCAAAACTAATAACTGAG TCACTGCATATGGAGGTCGGTTTACTCATCCTCGTAGGCGTTTGTTCTATTTTGGCTTGTGTCATTCCTGGCACAGAACTCTGGCTCGCTTGTCGTCCAATCAGAGAAGATTATAAGCCCTCACAATATCCCGGATTTCTAACTTTTGTACTCTATATATTTGCCTTTATACTTGG ATTAGGTATTACTTCATTGATATTATTCAACGAATCGATCAACATGGGAGTCGAAAAACTTCCCTTAGCAATAGACATGGCCATCGATGACTTGAATGACTATCATTCTGGTACGACTGTTCAGTTACGGAAGTGTCTCACCCGTAGTCTAGATGTCACTAGTGAAGCCATAATGGCTGACTTAGACA ACATTGATGAACTATTAGGAAAGCCAGTTCAACTAGAACTATCTTATGAAACAGGATTAGAAGACAAGCTTGTACAATTGCTTGAAGTAGCTAACG CCAGCCAAGAAATAGGAATAAATGCAAATAGTTTAATTGAAAATGCTGAAAAAGCACGTGAGCTCTCTGTTGATTTGAGTCACGAGTTAAACAGTATTAAACgtgatttagaaaaaataataagtagttGCACATCACCACAAGATCGATTATTGTGCTCGACAGTCAATACCAATGGCCTTATTAtaaactttcaaataaataag attctGAGAGACGAGCGGCTGCTGAGATTGCGCAGCATCAATCGAGATAATTTGACCGAAGACGCGAGACGAGCACGTGGAGAATATTTGTATGTTCCTCATCATGTATCGAGGAGTACTTTGGACATACGGAatc AAATAAGAAGAGAATTAGGTATCGCACGGGGCCGCCTTTTCGACGAAACCCGTAATTTAGAGTCAAGTAATTCTCATTTTAGCAGAAAAATCGaatcaatcaaaaaatatatacatcataatattatacattatatacTAGATTTTGAAGAAACACGTTGGCTGATTGGAATCG ccacgataattttagtattttttgtatggattttattaataagcGCGTTAATATGTCATTGTACATcaagtgacaaaaaaaaac ttaatatcGTAGAAAATACTAAGAacaaaagttcatttttcagTGGCTCGTTTTTCAACTGCATTATTTCGATTATTTTGTGGGTGATAGTAGTAACGatgatatttatatcaacACACACTGAGTTATTTTTATGCAGAGGTCTGGAAGGtgaaaaaaactacaaaacACTTGAGACAATAATTgaatcgaaaaatttattgggaaAACCGTTGGAAATTTCGCTCAAAGATTTTAtaga AAAGTGTCAAGAGAATGAAGCAGTCTATCCAACATATCCACTGGACAAACAAAAAAACCTTGAAGAAATAACCGACTACTGGAAATGGTCAGAACTTACCAACGCGCTGTCAATGCTAAAAGTCGATTTAAAGGGTTTCAAAATACTGACCACCAGTTTTGAAGGAAAATTGGACAATCTCCTATTCGCATGTGACGccaatttaacaaattatcgTGCCATA GTACGAGGTTTAGTAATAAACCGCGACATAATAGCGCTGTCAGACCAAATATTCAATATCGCGCGTCAAATCAACGATCGGCGGACAGCACGTGAATTGGAAACAGTTGGGACATCATTGCGGTCGCTGATGATTAAGAAAGTAAAGCCTCTGACTCTGATGCAGGATACCCTCGTTGATCAGCTGATCACGCTGGACATCCAATTGCGGCCGTACCACCATAATTTGAATGAAACATTCCATCAATTGAAAAGCGCCCAGTACTACATTGACGTCCAGGGGGAATTTTTTGCCCAATTG AAAACTAAACAATACATCGACCGGTTGAATGATTATCTTGACCAATGGCGGAAGCACGTCCTGACAGAAATGAGATTCGGCGTCGCCAAGTGTCGGCCTGTTTGGAATATAGTTAATGGGTTCAAACTACTAATTTGTCAGCATATTCTAGGACCACTT GATGGATTTtggtttgttatttttctatGCATCGTGACGATGATGATTACGACACCAATTGAACATATATTGGCGTGTGTTTATAAGAAGTTTAGCAAAATACTTACTTTCACGCCGACACGACG cCCGCCACCACTTCCACCTCGACGTGACGActggtaa